One part of the Anopheles coustani chromosome 2, idAnoCousDA_361_x.2, whole genome shotgun sequence genome encodes these proteins:
- the LOC131263575 gene encoding diphosphoinositol polyphosphate phosphohydrolase 1, which produces MVKEKPTPRLYDKDGYRRRAACICVRSEAEAEVLLVTSSRRPELWIVPGGGVEPEEEASVTATREVLEEAGVTGELGRCLGVFENIEHKHRTEVFVMVVTKELEEWEDSKTIGRKRQWFSIEEALSQLALHKPTQRHYLQQLRHSKHRNSSSSEPPPIISEDGDDDFTSELETNNSTKADAVTSTTPTTPTANDDMVTSVTDGEPTTTTSSPPTTPTT; this is translated from the exons atggtgaaagaaaaaccaactcCACGGCTCTACGACAAAGATGGATACCGTCGACGGGCGGCCTGTATTTGCGTGCGATCGGAGGCGGAAGCAGAG GTGCTGTTGGTCACATCCTCTAGACGGCCTGAGCTATGGATCGTcccgggtggtggtgtggaGCCGGAAGAAGAGGCTTCCGTAACGGCCACACGAGAAGTGCTCGAGGAGGCTGGTGTTACGGGAGAGCTCGGTCGGTGTCTCGGAGTGTTTGAG AACATAGAGCACAAACATCGCACCGAGGTGTTCGTAATGGTCGTCACCAAAGAGCTGGAAGAATGGGAAGACTCAAAAACGATCGGCCGGAAGCGACAGTGGTTCTCGATAGAGGAAGCCCTATCCCAGCTGGCCCTGCACAAACCGACCCAGCGCCACTACCTGCAGCAGTTGCGCCACTCGAAGCACCGGAATTCCAGCTCATCCGAGCCACCGCCTATCATCTCCGAGGACGGCGACGATGACTTTACGAGCGAACTAGAAACGAACAACTCCACTAAGGCGGATGCCGTCACCTCGACAACACCCACTACGCCGACCGCGAACGACGACATGGTAACTAGTGTGACCGATGGTGAAcccacaaccaccacctccTCTCCTCCGACTACCCCAACCACTTAA